A section of the Mastomys coucha isolate ucsf_1 unplaced genomic scaffold, UCSF_Mcou_1 pScaffold15, whole genome shotgun sequence genome encodes:
- the LOC116091630 gene encoding zinc finger protein 431-like, producing MPPGKLQMKLPLGPPAYNRPAPGLQRTTGPRADAVTFDDVHVSFTREEWNLLDPSQTSLYKDVMLETYWNLTVIGYNWEDHHIEEQCQRLKSLERHVRSHSGEKPYENKQCGKAFAIPSHLQRHKSLYTGEKSYECNQCGKAFSCQSHLQYHKRIHTGEKPYEYNQCGKAFSQQSSLQRHKITHTGEKPYEYNQCGKAFSQHSSLQSHKSLHTGEKPYKCNQCGKAFSQSCHLQRHKRTHTGEKPYECNQCGKAFSRHSGLQYHKRTHTGEKPYECNQCGKVFAQSSHLQRHKIILDRNLKNLVNEPGSGGAHL from the exons ATGCCACCTGGGAAGCTGCAGATGAAG CTGCCCCTCGGCCCCCCTGCCTACAACCGACCAGCGCCAGGACTGCAGAGGACAACAGGACCTAGAGCAGATGCAGTGACTTTTGATGATGTGCATGTGAGCTTCACTAGGGAAGAGTGGAATTTGCTCGATCCTTCCCAGACAAGtctctacaaagatgtgatgTTGGAGACTTACTGGAACCTCACTGTTATAGGATACAATTGGGAAGATCATCACATAGAAGAACAATGTCAAAGATTGAAAAGTCTTGAAAGACATGTAAGAAGTCATAGtggagagaaaccatatgaaaataagcaatgtggtaaagcctttgcaataCCCAGTCatctccaaagacataaaagCCTATATACTGGAGAGAAgtcttatgaatgtaatcaatgtggtaaagccttttcatgtCAGAGTCatctccaatatcataaaagaatacatactggagagaagccttatgaatataatcaatgtggtaaagccttttcacagCAGAGTAGTCTCCAACGtcataaaataacacatactggagagaagccttatgaatataatcaatgtggtaaagccttttcacagCATAGTAGTCTCCAAAGTCATAAAAGcctacatactggagagaagccttataaatgtaatcaatgtggtaaagccttttcacaatCTTGTCATCTCCAACGTCATAAAAGAAcgcatactggagagaagccttatgaatgtaatcaatgtggtaaagccttttcacgtCACAGTGgtctccaatatcataaaagaacacataccggagagaagccttatgaatgtaatcaatgtggtaaagtgTTTGCGCAATCCAGTCATCTCCAAAGACATAAAATCATACTGGACAGAAACCTTAAGAATCTAGtcaatgagccaggcagtggtggtgcacacctgtaa